A stretch of Pedosphaera parvula Ellin514 DNA encodes these proteins:
- a CDS encoding FAD-dependent oxidoreductase — protein sequence MIHDAREVPAGKILECDLCIVGGGPAGISIARELAGSSHKVILVEAGDKKETAQARDLYRGFVEPELSHEPLEENRRRQWGGATAAWGGRCIPFDAIDFEKRDWVPHSGWPITKAQLEPYFARANQLCEAGEYKFRAEEAFPGKQREMIAGFDGPDVVSNRLERWGPPTHFGKRYARDLEAGGNITVFLNANCLQVQLDPNGTRVEQIEVASFQKNKFFIKARFFVIACGGLETARLLLASNDVMKSGIGNHTDNLGRYYMAHLFGAVATAKLKDNTKGFIYNFEKDGEGVYCRRRFWITPEAQKKNQMLNAIAFFFRPPLSHAVHRNALFSAAYLAKFFLSTFKRNSPGKAAAIFKERRADILAHLKIVMADAPGLVPQVMGIIKSRYFAKRRLPFVLPSQRNNYYYLFYQAEHAPNPDSRVVLHSEKDFFGMPRLLVKIHFTDMDVQTVLRTHQLIRNQFEATKTGELIYEQSVLLDDVKHEIGEFNSSAHQIGTTRMSADPQQGVVDPNCQVHGVDNLFVAGCSVFPTSGHANPTLTMVALAVRLADHLKKKLQK from the coding sequence ATGATTCACGATGCGAGAGAGGTTCCCGCCGGAAAAATCCTTGAATGCGACCTTTGCATTGTAGGGGGTGGACCGGCCGGTATTTCCATCGCCAGGGAATTAGCCGGATCTTCCCATAAAGTGATTTTGGTAGAGGCGGGCGATAAGAAGGAGACTGCCCAGGCACGTGATCTTTATCGTGGCTTTGTCGAACCTGAATTGAGCCACGAACCGCTGGAGGAAAACCGGAGGCGGCAATGGGGCGGGGCGACTGCCGCGTGGGGTGGACGATGCATTCCATTCGATGCGATTGATTTTGAAAAGCGGGATTGGGTGCCCCACAGCGGTTGGCCCATCACCAAGGCACAATTGGAGCCTTATTTTGCCCGGGCAAATCAACTTTGCGAAGCTGGTGAGTATAAATTCAGGGCTGAGGAAGCATTCCCTGGGAAGCAGCGCGAAATGATAGCGGGCTTTGACGGACCGGATGTGGTTTCAAACCGGCTCGAACGCTGGGGGCCGCCAACACATTTCGGAAAACGATATGCACGCGATTTGGAGGCAGGCGGCAATATAACCGTTTTTCTGAATGCCAATTGTCTTCAGGTTCAACTTGATCCAAATGGCACAAGAGTTGAACAGATCGAAGTCGCTTCGTTTCAGAAGAATAAGTTTTTCATCAAAGCCCGGTTCTTTGTGATCGCCTGTGGCGGATTGGAAACAGCTCGGCTCCTATTGGCTTCGAATGACGTCATGAAATCCGGTATTGGAAATCATACCGATAACCTGGGACGTTACTACATGGCGCATCTTTTTGGCGCCGTCGCCACGGCAAAGCTGAAGGACAATACCAAAGGGTTCATTTATAATTTCGAGAAGGATGGGGAAGGGGTTTATTGTCGCCGACGGTTCTGGATTACACCCGAAGCGCAAAAGAAGAATCAGATGCTCAATGCAATCGCATTCTTTTTTCGGCCGCCTCTAAGCCATGCGGTGCATCGCAATGCATTATTTTCAGCTGCTTATCTGGCCAAGTTCTTCTTAAGCACGTTCAAGCGCAATAGTCCTGGCAAGGCCGCTGCCATTTTCAAGGAGCGTCGTGCTGATATTCTGGCCCACTTAAAGATTGTGATGGCTGATGCGCCGGGTTTGGTGCCGCAGGTGATGGGCATCATCAAAAGCCGCTATTTTGCAAAGCGAAGGCTTCCGTTTGTGCTCCCTTCACAAAGGAACAATTACTACTATTTGTTTTATCAAGCCGAGCACGCGCCTAATCCGGACAGTCGAGTTGTATTGCATTCCGAAAAGGACTTCTTTGGCATGCCTAGACTTCTGGTGAAGATCCATTTCACAGATATGGATGTGCAGACGGTTTTGCGAACACATCAACTTATCCGCAATCAATTCGAGGCCACCAAAACCGGTGAGTTAATTTACGAGCAGTCAGTCTTACTGGACGACGTGAAGCACGAGATTGGCGAATTCAACTCCTCCGCTCATCAGATTGGAACCACGCGAATGTCGGCCGATCCTCAGCAGGGAGTGGTCGATCCCAATTGCCAGGTACATGGGGTGGACAATTTGTTTGTCGCGGGCTGCTCAGTATTTCCAACCAGCGGCCATGCCAATCCTACATTAACAATGGTCGCCCTGGCGGTCAGGCTGGCCGATCATCTTAAAAAGAAACTCCAGAAATAA
- a CDS encoding glycosyltransferase family 2 protein, with product MNFSIVTPSFRNSKWLKLCIASVTDQKGVTFEHIVQDSCSDDGTQDWLPYDSRVKAFIEKDKGMYDAVNRGFRRAQGDIVCYLNCDEQFLPGALKSVHDFFKQHPGTDAVFAHTLVVDSEGNYLCHRPSLLPRTHHIWVRFPNLTCAIFLKRSCLEKLNLYFDTQWRDLGDVYWVMEMINRGVRRSVLNQFTSVFYDTGENMNLKPNAVREKQIKAQQTPGWIKRSWSLFVLLHRLRMIKSGAYSQKPFDFSLYTPASPSHRVQHHVEKPTAVWKGRI from the coding sequence GTGAATTTTTCGATAGTCACTCCCAGTTTTCGCAATTCCAAATGGCTCAAGCTTTGCATTGCCTCGGTAACCGACCAGAAAGGTGTTACCTTTGAGCACATCGTGCAAGACTCGTGCTCTGATGATGGCACTCAGGACTGGCTGCCATACGATTCCCGTGTGAAGGCTTTTATCGAAAAGGATAAGGGCATGTATGACGCCGTGAACCGCGGGTTCCGGCGCGCGCAGGGTGATATTGTTTGTTATCTGAATTGCGACGAACAATTCCTGCCTGGCGCACTTAAATCAGTGCACGATTTTTTTAAACAGCACCCCGGAACAGACGCTGTTTTTGCGCATACCCTGGTGGTGGATTCTGAGGGCAATTATCTTTGCCATCGCCCATCGCTGCTGCCTCGCACCCATCACATTTGGGTGCGATTCCCCAATCTCACCTGCGCCATTTTCCTGAAGCGTTCCTGCCTTGAAAAGTTGAACCTGTATTTCGACACGCAATGGCGTGATCTGGGCGATGTCTACTGGGTCATGGAGATGATCAATCGCGGTGTCCGGCGATCAGTGCTGAACCAATTTACTTCCGTGTTTTATGACACGGGTGAAAACATGAATCTCAAGCCCAATGCGGTGAGGGAAAAACAAATCAAGGCGCAACAGACACCGGGATGGATTAAGCGAAGCTGGTCTTTGTTTGTTCTACTCCATCGATTGCGCATGATCAAGAGCGGCGCTTACTCCCAAAAACCTTTCGATTTTTCGCTTTATACACCGGCCTCGCCAAGCCACCGGGTGCAACACCATGTTGAAAAACCTACTGCTGTTTGGAAAGGCCGGATTTAA
- a CDS encoding glycosyltransferase family 4 protein, translating to MKLLVFAHTPPPHHGQSYMVQLMLDGFGGDHRRPGGRASLKPDQYGVKCYHVNAQVSKELEDIGDFRIGKLFLLIGFCFQAIWCHFRHGVNTMYYIPAPGKRSALYRDWIVMWLCRPFFKQIILHWHAAGMGKWLETHVQMREREFTYERFKNIDLSIVLSDYNRADAEKLLPQSIRVVSNGIPDPCPEFQEQILPLRRARFAARKKLAAGLVLSPDELKDAGHAPQIFNVFYLAHCTHEKGLFDAIQGVLLANRQLIRDGAPFTMELTVAGSFPEESEKEEFDLILSSPEGSQAIRYLGFLAGSEKKKALREADLFCFPTYYRNENQPVNLIEAMAFGLPILTTHWRSIPELLPSDYRCLVDIHSPRQIADALLTCLVGEQPEFFRELFLSNFTLEQYLSGLAEAFHSLELKDCASSTPALVPSIKTTTRPQ from the coding sequence ATGAAATTGCTTGTCTTTGCCCACACGCCCCCGCCACATCACGGCCAGAGTTACATGGTTCAGCTCATGCTGGATGGTTTTGGCGGTGATCATCGACGACCTGGCGGCAGGGCTAGCCTCAAACCTGACCAGTACGGAGTCAAGTGCTACCACGTAAACGCGCAGGTGTCCAAGGAATTGGAGGACATTGGGGACTTCCGAATTGGCAAACTTTTTCTTTTGATTGGCTTTTGTTTCCAGGCTATCTGGTGCCACTTTCGTCATGGTGTGAATACCATGTATTACATACCTGCGCCAGGAAAGCGGTCCGCCCTCTACCGGGATTGGATTGTGATGTGGTTGTGCCGGCCATTCTTCAAGCAAATCATCCTGCATTGGCATGCCGCCGGAATGGGCAAATGGCTTGAGACTCATGTTCAGATGCGAGAGCGTGAGTTTACCTATGAACGGTTTAAAAATATAGACTTAAGCATTGTGCTGTCTGATTACAACCGGGCAGATGCGGAGAAACTGCTGCCGCAGAGCATACGTGTGGTCAGCAACGGGATTCCGGATCCCTGCCCTGAATTTCAGGAGCAAATTCTGCCTTTGCGCAGAGCCCGCTTTGCGGCCCGCAAAAAACTGGCTGCCGGCCTGGTGCTTTCGCCTGATGAGTTGAAGGATGCGGGACATGCGCCGCAGATTTTTAATGTGTTCTATCTCGCGCACTGCACCCATGAGAAGGGGCTTTTTGATGCCATTCAGGGAGTTCTTCTGGCCAACCGCCAACTGATCAGAGACGGGGCTCCTTTCACCATGGAGCTTACCGTTGCGGGCTCCTTCCCTGAAGAATCGGAAAAGGAAGAGTTTGACCTTATTCTTAGCTCACCCGAAGGCAGTCAAGCCATCCGTTACCTCGGCTTCCTGGCAGGTTCAGAGAAAAAGAAAGCATTGCGCGAAGCCGACCTCTTCTGTTTCCCGACCTACTATCGCAACGAAAACCAACCGGTAAACCTTATCGAAGCGATGGCGTTCGGATTGCCCATTCTGACCACACACTGGCGCTCCATTCCCGAGCTCCTGCCGAGTGATTATCGCTGTTTGGTGGATATCCATTCGCCCAGGCAGATCGCTGATGCCCTGTTGACCTGCCTGGTCGGAGAGCAACCGGAGTTCTTCCGGGAACTGTTTCTCAGCAATTTTACCTTGGAGCAGTATCTTTCCGGCCTCGCTGAAGCCTTTCATAGTCTTGAGCTGAAAGATTGTGCCAGCAGCACCCCGGCATTGGTTCCTTCCATAAAAACCACCACCCGTCCGCAGTAA